Proteins from a genomic interval of Longimicrobium sp.:
- a CDS encoding AAA family ATPase: MTPAELYDFILDLASRAERRGDWGRPGPIADEVQRHVMDVLFTIARADGDISRAESAFLAELLASASPSEQAQLREMVTGFGRAGPGSLRRVPHYFRILVAGDQMRGTVNAANVAACIRELGLHLLAADGQSLPQEVALLTEHVSVLQTAVAEAGVQQPRAEGASENALAGTEVLNPSAGQAEAHPSLQPQPAPTPPVQADEKEQVPPAHLNDLMAKLHRLVGLERVKKEVETLANLVRVRKMRQERKMTVPPMTLHMVFTGNPGTGKTTVARLLSEIFRALGVLSKGHLVETDRSGLVAGYVGQTAINVAEKVQAAMGGMLFIDEAYALASSDSGQDFGREAVDALVKLMEDNRADLIVVVAGYPEPMEKFLNSNPGLRSRFNRFLQFDDYAGPELFAILERMCEEHGYWLTPAAAEHARRVFQEMYDQRGANFANGRDVRNAFEKALARHANRVGPMTDVSDEVLCTLHRPDFGGGAEPAPELEPEAVVASAEEPVAETGSEGAAEVDVERLANTESGARAGTETESALDAEADAAGPSEIPAEAVRPVDPSA; this comes from the coding sequence ATGACCCCCGCCGAGCTCTACGACTTCATCCTGGACCTTGCCAGCCGCGCCGAGCGCCGGGGCGACTGGGGCCGCCCCGGCCCCATCGCCGACGAGGTGCAGCGCCACGTGATGGACGTGCTGTTCACCATCGCCCGTGCCGACGGCGACATCAGCCGGGCGGAATCGGCTTTTCTCGCCGAGCTGCTGGCTTCCGCCTCACCGTCCGAACAGGCGCAGCTTCGGGAGATGGTGACGGGCTTCGGCCGGGCGGGCCCGGGCTCGCTGCGGCGCGTGCCTCACTACTTCCGCATCCTGGTGGCGGGCGACCAGATGCGCGGTACGGTGAACGCGGCGAACGTGGCGGCGTGCATCCGCGAGCTGGGGCTTCACCTGCTGGCCGCGGACGGGCAGAGCCTGCCCCAGGAAGTCGCGCTGCTGACGGAGCACGTGTCGGTCCTGCAGACCGCCGTCGCGGAGGCCGGCGTGCAGCAGCCGCGTGCCGAGGGGGCGAGCGAGAACGCGCTGGCCGGCACCGAGGTGCTGAACCCGTCCGCCGGCCAGGCCGAGGCGCATCCCTCCCTGCAGCCGCAGCCGGCGCCCACGCCGCCCGTGCAGGCCGACGAAAAGGAACAGGTGCCCCCGGCCCACCTGAACGACCTGATGGCGAAGCTCCACCGCCTGGTGGGGCTGGAGCGGGTGAAGAAGGAGGTGGAAACACTCGCGAACCTGGTCCGCGTCCGCAAGATGCGGCAGGAACGCAAGATGACGGTTCCTCCGATGACGCTTCACATGGTGTTCACCGGCAACCCGGGGACGGGAAAGACCACCGTCGCGCGCCTGCTGTCGGAAATCTTCCGGGCGCTGGGCGTGCTTTCCAAGGGGCACCTGGTAGAAACCGATCGCTCCGGGCTCGTGGCGGGATACGTGGGGCAGACCGCCATCAACGTCGCCGAAAAGGTGCAGGCGGCGATGGGCGGCATGCTGTTCATCGACGAGGCGTACGCCCTGGCCAGCAGCGACTCGGGGCAGGACTTCGGGCGCGAGGCGGTGGATGCGCTGGTGAAGCTGATGGAGGACAACCGCGCGGACCTGATCGTTGTCGTCGCTGGCTATCCGGAGCCGATGGAGAAGTTCCTGAACAGCAACCCCGGCCTGCGCTCGCGCTTCAACCGTTTCCTGCAGTTCGACGACTACGCGGGCCCCGAGCTGTTCGCCATTCTGGAGCGCATGTGCGAGGAGCACGGCTACTGGCTGACCCCGGCCGCGGCCGAGCATGCCCGGCGCGTGTTCCAGGAGATGTACGACCAGCGGGGCGCCAACTTCGCCAACGGCCGCGACGTGAGGAACGCGTTCGAAAAGGCGCTCGCCCGCCACGCCAACCGCGTCGGTCCGATGACGGACGTGTCGGATGAAGTGCTGTGCACCCTGCACCGCCCCGACTTCGGCGGCGGCGCCGAGCCGGCACCGGAACTGGAGCCGGAGGCGGTGGTGGCGTCCGCGGAGGAGCCAGTGGCGGAGACGGGTTCGGAAGGGGCAGCGGAAGTCGATGTGGAGCGCCTGGCGAACACGGAGTCCGGGGCGCGGGCCGGAACAGAGACGGAATCGGCGCTGGATGCGGAAGCGGACGCTGCTGGACCATCGGAAATTCCCGCGGAGGCGGTCCGGCCTGTGGACCCGTCCGCCTGA
- a CDS encoding DUF4276 family protein codes for MILPIVEGHGEVTAVPLLIRRIVTAYAAEAYAEVGRPIRIKRNALVQPGGIENAIELAARQTGPGDGLLVLIDADKDCPVDLATELLRRAQRQRPDRSIRVVVAKSEFEAWLLASAQSLAGQRGLPQDLAPPPEPEAVRDAKGWLSDRTPRGRSYKPTVDQAALTQIFDLDQAQGARSFRKFIKDVLELARGPHPPPPANA; via the coding sequence ATGATCCTGCCCATCGTCGAGGGGCACGGCGAAGTAACGGCCGTGCCGCTGCTGATCCGCAGGATCGTCACCGCGTACGCCGCAGAGGCCTACGCGGAAGTCGGCAGGCCAATCCGCATCAAGCGCAACGCCCTCGTGCAGCCCGGCGGGATCGAGAACGCGATCGAACTGGCCGCGCGGCAGACCGGGCCTGGAGACGGCCTCCTGGTGCTGATCGATGCGGACAAGGACTGCCCGGTGGATCTCGCGACGGAACTGCTCCGCCGAGCGCAACGCCAGCGTCCGGACCGCTCGATCCGTGTAGTAGTTGCCAAGAGTGAGTTCGAGGCGTGGCTCCTGGCGTCGGCACAGTCACTTGCCGGACAGCGTGGGTTGCCGCAGGACCTCGCTCCGCCACCGGAGCCCGAAGCGGTTCGCGATGCCAAGGGCTGGCTCAGCGACCGCACGCCGCGCGGGCGCAGCTACAAGCCGACTGTCGATCAGGCCGCGCTTACGCAGATCTTCGACCTAGACCAGGCTCAGGGCGCCCGATCGTTCCGCAAGTTCATCAAGGACGTGCTGGAACTCGCCCGCGGTCCTCACCCGCCCCCACCCGCCAACGCATGA
- a CDS encoding AAA family ATPase — protein MPADQHDACFIERVVLRNYKSIAACDVRLGPLTFLVGANGSGKSNFLDALRLIPDALRNGFPHALRERGGVIGVLPRPIRSSTRFGMRLDFFLPSGLRGHFAFEVGGPPALPVISREECFISGAGGDEHYRVRAGEVLGSTLPLAPSGVSDRLYLVNASGSPAFKPVFDALSSMAFYNLIPDRMRDLVRPDGEDYLARDGENLSSILSRLNSESPQAKSRIEAYLAQVVPGFTGVAAVTVGARDLLAFRQQLASGTSDQWFTADSVSDGTLRALGILVALLQGRPEDPRPMLVGIEEPETGLHPAATEVLLDAFREAGEFRQIIVTSHSPDLLDTTSISDSEIIAVVAEDGRSSLGPLDQTGRSVLRDHLYTAGQLLRMHQLRPGAEAFGLDSDEVDLFGVRESADR, from the coding sequence ATGCCTGCCGACCAGCACGACGCTTGTTTCATCGAGCGGGTGGTCCTCCGCAACTACAAGAGCATCGCGGCCTGCGACGTGAGGCTGGGGCCGCTCACGTTCTTGGTCGGAGCGAACGGGTCCGGAAAGAGCAACTTCCTGGACGCGCTGCGGTTAATCCCGGATGCTTTGCGCAACGGGTTCCCCCATGCGTTGCGCGAGCGGGGCGGGGTTATAGGGGTGCTCCCGCGCCCTATTCGGAGTTCCACCCGCTTCGGCATGCGCTTGGACTTTTTTCTTCCGAGTGGGCTAAGGGGACACTTCGCGTTCGAGGTCGGAGGCCCCCCCGCGCTCCCTGTTATCTCGCGGGAGGAGTGCTTCATCTCCGGAGCGGGGGGCGACGAGCATTATCGTGTGCGCGCAGGTGAAGTTCTCGGCTCTACATTACCGCTCGCACCCAGCGGAGTTTCTGATCGGCTCTATCTGGTGAATGCTTCGGGTAGTCCTGCGTTTAAGCCGGTTTTCGATGCACTCTCTTCCATGGCCTTCTACAACCTTATTCCAGACCGGATGAGGGACTTGGTAAGACCCGATGGCGAGGACTACCTGGCTCGGGATGGAGAGAATCTGTCGAGCATTCTGTCAAGACTCAACTCAGAGAGTCCCCAAGCAAAATCCCGAATCGAGGCTTATCTTGCGCAGGTTGTGCCCGGGTTTACCGGGGTGGCTGCCGTCACGGTTGGAGCCCGGGACTTATTGGCCTTCCGGCAGCAACTTGCCAGCGGCACTAGCGACCAGTGGTTTACGGCAGACAGCGTTTCCGACGGAACGCTGCGGGCACTTGGGATATTAGTCGCGCTGTTGCAGGGCCGACCCGAAGATCCACGCCCGATGCTGGTGGGAATTGAGGAGCCGGAGACCGGACTGCACCCGGCGGCCACAGAGGTTCTTCTCGACGCCTTCCGCGAAGCGGGAGAGTTTCGCCAGATCATTGTAACCAGCCACAGCCCGGATCTCCTAGACACCACGTCCATCTCGGATTCGGAGATCATCGCCGTCGTGGCGGAAGACGGCAGATCGTCGCTCGGGCCGTTGGACCAGACCGGCCGTTCGGTGCTTCGCGACCATCTCTACACCGCTGGCCAACTGCTGCGCATGCACCAGTTGCGACCCGGCGCTGAGGCATTCGGGTTGGACTCGGACGAGGTCGACCTTTTTGGCGTGCGTGAGAGCGCTGATCGATGA